The following are from one region of the Equus przewalskii isolate Varuska chromosome 21, EquPr2, whole genome shotgun sequence genome:
- the SLC17A9 gene encoding voltage-gated purine nucleotide uniporter SLC17A9 isoform X2: MGSCFPLDTSRKFQYIKHIAAEGCPGATPMHPSEHPETSLKSVVQCNLFCTHGETEAQGRDRALESCRDPNSTHVSSWRVLQRRRPLASSGADSTLEMPECQAWTGALLLGTCLLYCARVSMPVCSVSMSQDFGWNKKEAGIVLSSFFWGYCLTQIVGGHLGDRIGGEKVILLSASAWGFITAATPMLAHLGSTHLVFMTFSRILTGLLQGVYFPALTSLLSQKVRESERGFTYSTVGAGSQFGTLVTGAVGSLLLDWYGWQSVFYFSGGLTLLWVCYVYRYLLSEQDLILALGVLAQGLPMSQHTKVPWRQLFRKPSVWAVIFSQLSSACSFFILLSWLPTFFKETFPSSKGWIFNVVPWLVAIPASLFSGFLSDHLISQGYRTITVRKFMQVMGLGLSSIFALCLGHTSSFCKSVVFASASIGLQTFNHSGISVNIQDLAPSCAGFLFGVANTAGALAAPTPASPPGTTPLASHPGTALETACHSAPRSPLLSAGVVGVCLGGYLIETTGSWTSVFNLVAAISSLGLCTFLVFGQAKRVDLSPAHEDL, from the exons ATGGGATCCTGTTTCCCACTGGACACCTCTAGGAAGTTTCAATATATAAAGCACATAGCAGCAGAGGGATGCCCTGGAGCCACACCCATGCACCCCTCTGAGCACCCAGAGACCAGCTTGAAATCCGTGGTGCAGTGCAACCTCTTCtgtacacatggggaaactgaggcccagggaagggacaGGGCTCTGGAGTCATGCCGGGACCCGAACAGCACCCACGTCTCCTCCTGGAGAGTTCTTCAACGCAGAAGACCACTCGCTTCGTCGGGAGCTGACAGCACTTTGGAAAT GCCCGAGTGTCAGGCATGGACAGGGGCACTGCTGCTGGGCACGTGCCTGCTATACTGCGCCCGTGTCAGCATGCCCGTCTGCTCCGTCTCCATGAGCCAGGACTTCGGCTGGAACAAGAAGGAGGCCGGCATCGTGCTCAGCAGCTTCTTCTGGGGCTACTGCCTGACTCAGATCGTGGGCGGCCACCTGGGGGACAG GATCGGGGGTGAGAAGGTCATCCTGCTGTCAGCCTCCGCCTGGGGTTTCATCACCGCTGCCACCCCGATGCTCGCCCACCTCGGCAGCACCCACCTTGTCTTCATGACCTTCTCTCGCATCCTCACAGGCTTGCTCCAAG GAGTTTACTTCCCTGCACTGACCAGCCTGCTGTCGCAGAAGGTGCGGGAGAGCGAGCGAGGCTTCACCTACAGCACTGTGGGGGCTGGCTCCCAGTTCGG GACCCTGGTGACGGGGGCTGTGGGCTCCCTGCTCCTGGACTGGTACGGCTGGCAGAGCGTCTTCTATTTCTCTGGCGGGCTCACCCTGCTGTGGGTGTGTTACGTGTACAGGTACCTGCTGAGCGAACAAG ATCTTATCCTGGCCCTGGGCGTTTTGGCACAAGGCCTGCCAATGTCCCAGCACACCAAAGTGCCCTGGAGACAGCTCTTCCGGAAGCCTTCTGTCTG GGCGGTCATCTTCTCCCAGCTCTCCTCCGCGTGCTCCTTCTTCATCCTCCTCTCCTGGCTGCCGACCTTCTTTAAGGAGACATTCCCCAGCTCCAAG GGCTGGATCTTCAACGTGGTGCCCTGGCTGGTGGCGATTCCCGCCAGTCTGTTCAGTGGATTTCTGTCCGATCATCTCATCAGTCAGG GTTACAGAACCATCACCGTTCGGAAGTTCATGCAG GTGATGGGCCTCGGCCTGTCTAGCATTTTTGCCCTGTGTTTGGGTCACACCTCGAGCTTCTGTAAGTCTGTGGTCTTTGCGTCAGCCTCCATCGGTCTTCAGACCTTCAACCACAG TGGCATTTCTGTGAACATCCAGGACCTGGCCCCGTCCTGCGCTGGCTTTCTGTTTG GTGTGGCCAACACAGCTGGGGCCTTGGCAG cccccaccccagcctctcctccaggcACCACCCCCCTAGCTTCTCATCCTGGCACTGCCCTTGAGACTGCCTGTCACTCAGCCCCTCGGTCCCCTCTCCTGAGTGCAGGTGTCGTGGGTGTGTGCCTGGGCGGTTACCTGATCGAGACCACTGGCTCCTGGACATCCGTGTTCAACCTGGTGGCCGccatcagcagcctggggctgtgCACCTTCCTGGTGTTCGGACAGGCCAAGCGCGTGGACCTGAGCCCCGCCCACGAGGACCTCTAG
- the SLC17A9 gene encoding voltage-gated purine nucleotide uniporter SLC17A9 isoform X10 yields MQPPPDEARKNAAQDTQWSRPECQAWTGALLLGTCLLYCARVSMPVCSVSMSQDFGWNKKEAGIVLSSFFWGYCLTQIVGGHLGDRIGGEKVILLSASAWGFITAATPMLAHLGSTHLVFMTFSRILTGLLQGVYFPALTSLLSQKVRESERGFTYSTVGAGSQFGTLVTGAVGSLLLDWYGWQSVFYFSGGLTLLWVCYVYRYLLSEQDLILALGVLAQGLPMSQHTKVPWRQLFRKPSVWAVIFSQLSSACSFFILLSWLPTFFKETFPSSKGWIFNVVPWLVAIPASLFSGFLSDHLISQGYRTITVRKFMQVMGLGLSSIFALCLGHTSSFCKSVVFASASIGLQTFNHSGISVNIQDLAPSCAGFLFGVANTAGALAGVVGVCLGGYLIETTGSWTSVFNLVAAISSLGLCTFLVFGQAKRVDLSPAHEDL; encoded by the exons GCCCGAGTGTCAGGCATGGACAGGGGCACTGCTGCTGGGCACGTGCCTGCTATACTGCGCCCGTGTCAGCATGCCCGTCTGCTCCGTCTCCATGAGCCAGGACTTCGGCTGGAACAAGAAGGAGGCCGGCATCGTGCTCAGCAGCTTCTTCTGGGGCTACTGCCTGACTCAGATCGTGGGCGGCCACCTGGGGGACAG GATCGGGGGTGAGAAGGTCATCCTGCTGTCAGCCTCCGCCTGGGGTTTCATCACCGCTGCCACCCCGATGCTCGCCCACCTCGGCAGCACCCACCTTGTCTTCATGACCTTCTCTCGCATCCTCACAGGCTTGCTCCAAG GAGTTTACTTCCCTGCACTGACCAGCCTGCTGTCGCAGAAGGTGCGGGAGAGCGAGCGAGGCTTCACCTACAGCACTGTGGGGGCTGGCTCCCAGTTCGG GACCCTGGTGACGGGGGCTGTGGGCTCCCTGCTCCTGGACTGGTACGGCTGGCAGAGCGTCTTCTATTTCTCTGGCGGGCTCACCCTGCTGTGGGTGTGTTACGTGTACAGGTACCTGCTGAGCGAACAAG ATCTTATCCTGGCCCTGGGCGTTTTGGCACAAGGCCTGCCAATGTCCCAGCACACCAAAGTGCCCTGGAGACAGCTCTTCCGGAAGCCTTCTGTCTG GGCGGTCATCTTCTCCCAGCTCTCCTCCGCGTGCTCCTTCTTCATCCTCCTCTCCTGGCTGCCGACCTTCTTTAAGGAGACATTCCCCAGCTCCAAG GGCTGGATCTTCAACGTGGTGCCCTGGCTGGTGGCGATTCCCGCCAGTCTGTTCAGTGGATTTCTGTCCGATCATCTCATCAGTCAGG GTTACAGAACCATCACCGTTCGGAAGTTCATGCAG GTGATGGGCCTCGGCCTGTCTAGCATTTTTGCCCTGTGTTTGGGTCACACCTCGAGCTTCTGTAAGTCTGTGGTCTTTGCGTCAGCCTCCATCGGTCTTCAGACCTTCAACCACAG TGGCATTTCTGTGAACATCCAGGACCTGGCCCCGTCCTGCGCTGGCTTTCTGTTTG GTGTGGCCAACACAGCTGGGGCCTTGGCAG GTGTCGTGGGTGTGTGCCTGGGCGGTTACCTGATCGAGACCACTGGCTCCTGGACATCCGTGTTCAACCTGGTGGCCGccatcagcagcctggggctgtgCACCTTCCTGGTGTTCGGACAGGCCAAGCGCGTGGACCTGAGCCCCGCCCACGAGGACCTCTAG
- the SLC17A9 gene encoding voltage-gated purine nucleotide uniporter SLC17A9 isoform X8 has protein sequence MCSQRARLQGHRETVGLCGPRDSCLEAAAGLWSRRACRPECQAWTGALLLGTCLLYCARVSMPVCSVSMSQDFGWNKKEAGIVLSSFFWGYCLTQIVGGHLGDRIGGEKVILLSASAWGFITAATPMLAHLGSTHLVFMTFSRILTGLLQGVYFPALTSLLSQKVRESERGFTYSTVGAGSQFGTLVTGAVGSLLLDWYGWQSVFYFSGGLTLLWVCYVYRYLLSEQDLILALGVLAQGLPMSQHTKVPWRQLFRKPSVWAVIFSQLSSACSFFILLSWLPTFFKETFPSSKGWIFNVVPWLVAIPASLFSGFLSDHLISQGYRTITVRKFMQVMGLGLSSIFALCLGHTSSFCKSVVFASASIGLQTFNHSGISVNIQDLAPSCAGFLFGVANTAGALAGVVGVCLGGYLIETTGSWTSVFNLVAAISSLGLCTFLVFGQAKRVDLSPAHEDL, from the exons ATGTGCTCACAGAGAGCGCGCCTGCAGGGGCACAGGGAAACCGTGGGCCTGTGTGGTCCCCGGGACAGCTGTCTGGAGGCCGCGGCTGGGCTGTGGAGCAGACGCGCCTGCAG GCCCGAGTGTCAGGCATGGACAGGGGCACTGCTGCTGGGCACGTGCCTGCTATACTGCGCCCGTGTCAGCATGCCCGTCTGCTCCGTCTCCATGAGCCAGGACTTCGGCTGGAACAAGAAGGAGGCCGGCATCGTGCTCAGCAGCTTCTTCTGGGGCTACTGCCTGACTCAGATCGTGGGCGGCCACCTGGGGGACAG GATCGGGGGTGAGAAGGTCATCCTGCTGTCAGCCTCCGCCTGGGGTTTCATCACCGCTGCCACCCCGATGCTCGCCCACCTCGGCAGCACCCACCTTGTCTTCATGACCTTCTCTCGCATCCTCACAGGCTTGCTCCAAG GAGTTTACTTCCCTGCACTGACCAGCCTGCTGTCGCAGAAGGTGCGGGAGAGCGAGCGAGGCTTCACCTACAGCACTGTGGGGGCTGGCTCCCAGTTCGG GACCCTGGTGACGGGGGCTGTGGGCTCCCTGCTCCTGGACTGGTACGGCTGGCAGAGCGTCTTCTATTTCTCTGGCGGGCTCACCCTGCTGTGGGTGTGTTACGTGTACAGGTACCTGCTGAGCGAACAAG ATCTTATCCTGGCCCTGGGCGTTTTGGCACAAGGCCTGCCAATGTCCCAGCACACCAAAGTGCCCTGGAGACAGCTCTTCCGGAAGCCTTCTGTCTG GGCGGTCATCTTCTCCCAGCTCTCCTCCGCGTGCTCCTTCTTCATCCTCCTCTCCTGGCTGCCGACCTTCTTTAAGGAGACATTCCCCAGCTCCAAG GGCTGGATCTTCAACGTGGTGCCCTGGCTGGTGGCGATTCCCGCCAGTCTGTTCAGTGGATTTCTGTCCGATCATCTCATCAGTCAGG GTTACAGAACCATCACCGTTCGGAAGTTCATGCAG GTGATGGGCCTCGGCCTGTCTAGCATTTTTGCCCTGTGTTTGGGTCACACCTCGAGCTTCTGTAAGTCTGTGGTCTTTGCGTCAGCCTCCATCGGTCTTCAGACCTTCAACCACAG TGGCATTTCTGTGAACATCCAGGACCTGGCCCCGTCCTGCGCTGGCTTTCTGTTTG GTGTGGCCAACACAGCTGGGGCCTTGGCAG GTGTCGTGGGTGTGTGCCTGGGCGGTTACCTGATCGAGACCACTGGCTCCTGGACATCCGTGTTCAACCTGGTGGCCGccatcagcagcctggggctgtgCACCTTCCTGGTGTTCGGACAGGCCAAGCGCGTGGACCTGAGCCCCGCCCACGAGGACCTCTAG
- the SLC17A9 gene encoding voltage-gated purine nucleotide uniporter SLC17A9 isoform X1, whose product MGSCFPLDTSRKFQYIKHIAAEGCPGATPMHPSEHPETSLKSVVQCNLFCTHGETEAQGRDRALESCRDPNSTHVSSWRVLQRRRPLASSGADSTLEMPECQAWTGALLLGTCLLYCARVSMPVCSVSMSQDFGWNKKEAGIVLSSFFWGYCLTQIVGGHLGDRIGGEKVILLSASAWGFITAATPMLAHLGSTHLVFMTFSRILTGLLQGVYFPALTSLLSQKVRESERGFTYSTVGAGSQFGTLVTGAVGSLLLDWYGWQSVFYFSGGLTLLWVCYVYRYLLSEQDLILALGVLAQGLPMSQHTKVPWRQLFRKPSVWAVIFSQLSSACSFFILLSWLPTFFKETFPSSKVGWPPGSSFRGWIFNVVPWLVAIPASLFSGFLSDHLISQGYRTITVRKFMQVMGLGLSSIFALCLGHTSSFCKSVVFASASIGLQTFNHSGISVNIQDLAPSCAGFLFGVANTAGALAAPTPASPPGTTPLASHPGTALETACHSAPRSPLLSAGVVGVCLGGYLIETTGSWTSVFNLVAAISSLGLCTFLVFGQAKRVDLSPAHEDL is encoded by the exons ATGGGATCCTGTTTCCCACTGGACACCTCTAGGAAGTTTCAATATATAAAGCACATAGCAGCAGAGGGATGCCCTGGAGCCACACCCATGCACCCCTCTGAGCACCCAGAGACCAGCTTGAAATCCGTGGTGCAGTGCAACCTCTTCtgtacacatggggaaactgaggcccagggaagggacaGGGCTCTGGAGTCATGCCGGGACCCGAACAGCACCCACGTCTCCTCCTGGAGAGTTCTTCAACGCAGAAGACCACTCGCTTCGTCGGGAGCTGACAGCACTTTGGAAAT GCCCGAGTGTCAGGCATGGACAGGGGCACTGCTGCTGGGCACGTGCCTGCTATACTGCGCCCGTGTCAGCATGCCCGTCTGCTCCGTCTCCATGAGCCAGGACTTCGGCTGGAACAAGAAGGAGGCCGGCATCGTGCTCAGCAGCTTCTTCTGGGGCTACTGCCTGACTCAGATCGTGGGCGGCCACCTGGGGGACAG GATCGGGGGTGAGAAGGTCATCCTGCTGTCAGCCTCCGCCTGGGGTTTCATCACCGCTGCCACCCCGATGCTCGCCCACCTCGGCAGCACCCACCTTGTCTTCATGACCTTCTCTCGCATCCTCACAGGCTTGCTCCAAG GAGTTTACTTCCCTGCACTGACCAGCCTGCTGTCGCAGAAGGTGCGGGAGAGCGAGCGAGGCTTCACCTACAGCACTGTGGGGGCTGGCTCCCAGTTCGG GACCCTGGTGACGGGGGCTGTGGGCTCCCTGCTCCTGGACTGGTACGGCTGGCAGAGCGTCTTCTATTTCTCTGGCGGGCTCACCCTGCTGTGGGTGTGTTACGTGTACAGGTACCTGCTGAGCGAACAAG ATCTTATCCTGGCCCTGGGCGTTTTGGCACAAGGCCTGCCAATGTCCCAGCACACCAAAGTGCCCTGGAGACAGCTCTTCCGGAAGCCTTCTGTCTG GGCGGTCATCTTCTCCCAGCTCTCCTCCGCGTGCTCCTTCTTCATCCTCCTCTCCTGGCTGCCGACCTTCTTTAAGGAGACATTCCCCAGCTCCAAGGTGGGTTGGCCGCCTGGCAGCTCGTTCAGG GGCTGGATCTTCAACGTGGTGCCCTGGCTGGTGGCGATTCCCGCCAGTCTGTTCAGTGGATTTCTGTCCGATCATCTCATCAGTCAGG GTTACAGAACCATCACCGTTCGGAAGTTCATGCAG GTGATGGGCCTCGGCCTGTCTAGCATTTTTGCCCTGTGTTTGGGTCACACCTCGAGCTTCTGTAAGTCTGTGGTCTTTGCGTCAGCCTCCATCGGTCTTCAGACCTTCAACCACAG TGGCATTTCTGTGAACATCCAGGACCTGGCCCCGTCCTGCGCTGGCTTTCTGTTTG GTGTGGCCAACACAGCTGGGGCCTTGGCAG cccccaccccagcctctcctccaggcACCACCCCCCTAGCTTCTCATCCTGGCACTGCCCTTGAGACTGCCTGTCACTCAGCCCCTCGGTCCCCTCTCCTGAGTGCAGGTGTCGTGGGTGTGTGCCTGGGCGGTTACCTGATCGAGACCACTGGCTCCTGGACATCCGTGTTCAACCTGGTGGCCGccatcagcagcctggggctgtgCACCTTCCTGGTGTTCGGACAGGCCAAGCGCGTGGACCTGAGCCCCGCCCACGAGGACCTCTAG
- the SLC17A9 gene encoding voltage-gated purine nucleotide uniporter SLC17A9 isoform X3, whose product MGSCFPLDTSRKFQYIKHIAAEGCPGATPMHPSEHPETSLKSVVQCNLFCTHGETEAQGRDRALESCRDPNSTHVSSWRVLQRRRPLASSGADSTLEMPECQAWTGALLLGTCLLYCARVSMPVCSVSMSQDFGWNKKEAGIVLSSFFWGYCLTQIVGGHLGDRIGGEKVILLSASAWGFITAATPMLAHLGSTHLVFMTFSRILTGLLQGVYFPALTSLLSQKVRESERGFTYSTVGAGSQFGTLVTGAVGSLLLDWYGWQSVFYFSGGLTLLWVCYVYRYLLSEQDLILALGVLAQGLPMSQHTKVPWRQLFRKPSVWAVIFSQLSSACSFFILLSWLPTFFKETFPSSKVGWPPGSSFRGWIFNVVPWLVAIPASLFSGFLSDHLISQGYRTITVRKFMQVMGLGLSSIFALCLGHTSSFCKSVVFASASIGLQTFNHSGISVNIQDLAPSCAGFLFGVANTAGALAGVVGVCLGGYLIETTGSWTSVFNLVAAISSLGLCTFLVFGQAKRVDLSPAHEDL is encoded by the exons ATGGGATCCTGTTTCCCACTGGACACCTCTAGGAAGTTTCAATATATAAAGCACATAGCAGCAGAGGGATGCCCTGGAGCCACACCCATGCACCCCTCTGAGCACCCAGAGACCAGCTTGAAATCCGTGGTGCAGTGCAACCTCTTCtgtacacatggggaaactgaggcccagggaagggacaGGGCTCTGGAGTCATGCCGGGACCCGAACAGCACCCACGTCTCCTCCTGGAGAGTTCTTCAACGCAGAAGACCACTCGCTTCGTCGGGAGCTGACAGCACTTTGGAAAT GCCCGAGTGTCAGGCATGGACAGGGGCACTGCTGCTGGGCACGTGCCTGCTATACTGCGCCCGTGTCAGCATGCCCGTCTGCTCCGTCTCCATGAGCCAGGACTTCGGCTGGAACAAGAAGGAGGCCGGCATCGTGCTCAGCAGCTTCTTCTGGGGCTACTGCCTGACTCAGATCGTGGGCGGCCACCTGGGGGACAG GATCGGGGGTGAGAAGGTCATCCTGCTGTCAGCCTCCGCCTGGGGTTTCATCACCGCTGCCACCCCGATGCTCGCCCACCTCGGCAGCACCCACCTTGTCTTCATGACCTTCTCTCGCATCCTCACAGGCTTGCTCCAAG GAGTTTACTTCCCTGCACTGACCAGCCTGCTGTCGCAGAAGGTGCGGGAGAGCGAGCGAGGCTTCACCTACAGCACTGTGGGGGCTGGCTCCCAGTTCGG GACCCTGGTGACGGGGGCTGTGGGCTCCCTGCTCCTGGACTGGTACGGCTGGCAGAGCGTCTTCTATTTCTCTGGCGGGCTCACCCTGCTGTGGGTGTGTTACGTGTACAGGTACCTGCTGAGCGAACAAG ATCTTATCCTGGCCCTGGGCGTTTTGGCACAAGGCCTGCCAATGTCCCAGCACACCAAAGTGCCCTGGAGACAGCTCTTCCGGAAGCCTTCTGTCTG GGCGGTCATCTTCTCCCAGCTCTCCTCCGCGTGCTCCTTCTTCATCCTCCTCTCCTGGCTGCCGACCTTCTTTAAGGAGACATTCCCCAGCTCCAAGGTGGGTTGGCCGCCTGGCAGCTCGTTCAGG GGCTGGATCTTCAACGTGGTGCCCTGGCTGGTGGCGATTCCCGCCAGTCTGTTCAGTGGATTTCTGTCCGATCATCTCATCAGTCAGG GTTACAGAACCATCACCGTTCGGAAGTTCATGCAG GTGATGGGCCTCGGCCTGTCTAGCATTTTTGCCCTGTGTTTGGGTCACACCTCGAGCTTCTGTAAGTCTGTGGTCTTTGCGTCAGCCTCCATCGGTCTTCAGACCTTCAACCACAG TGGCATTTCTGTGAACATCCAGGACCTGGCCCCGTCCTGCGCTGGCTTTCTGTTTG GTGTGGCCAACACAGCTGGGGCCTTGGCAG GTGTCGTGGGTGTGTGCCTGGGCGGTTACCTGATCGAGACCACTGGCTCCTGGACATCCGTGTTCAACCTGGTGGCCGccatcagcagcctggggctgtgCACCTTCCTGGTGTTCGGACAGGCCAAGCGCGTGGACCTGAGCCCCGCCCACGAGGACCTCTAG
- the SLC17A9 gene encoding voltage-gated purine nucleotide uniporter SLC17A9 isoform X7: MCSQRARLQGHRETVGLCGPRDSCLEAAAGLWSRRACRPECQAWTGALLLGTCLLYCARVSMPVCSVSMSQDFGWNKKEAGIVLSSFFWGYCLTQIVGGHLGDRIGGEKVILLSASAWGFITAATPMLAHLGSTHLVFMTFSRILTGLLQGVYFPALTSLLSQKVRESERGFTYSTVGAGSQFGTLVTGAVGSLLLDWYGWQSVFYFSGGLTLLWVCYVYRYLLSEQDLILALGVLAQGLPMSQHTKVPWRQLFRKPSVWAVIFSQLSSACSFFILLSWLPTFFKETFPSSKVGWPPGSSFRGWIFNVVPWLVAIPASLFSGFLSDHLISQGYRTITVRKFMQVMGLGLSSIFALCLGHTSSFCKSVVFASASIGLQTFNHSGISVNIQDLAPSCAGFLFGVANTAGALAGVVGVCLGGYLIETTGSWTSVFNLVAAISSLGLCTFLVFGQAKRVDLSPAHEDL; the protein is encoded by the exons ATGTGCTCACAGAGAGCGCGCCTGCAGGGGCACAGGGAAACCGTGGGCCTGTGTGGTCCCCGGGACAGCTGTCTGGAGGCCGCGGCTGGGCTGTGGAGCAGACGCGCCTGCAG GCCCGAGTGTCAGGCATGGACAGGGGCACTGCTGCTGGGCACGTGCCTGCTATACTGCGCCCGTGTCAGCATGCCCGTCTGCTCCGTCTCCATGAGCCAGGACTTCGGCTGGAACAAGAAGGAGGCCGGCATCGTGCTCAGCAGCTTCTTCTGGGGCTACTGCCTGACTCAGATCGTGGGCGGCCACCTGGGGGACAG GATCGGGGGTGAGAAGGTCATCCTGCTGTCAGCCTCCGCCTGGGGTTTCATCACCGCTGCCACCCCGATGCTCGCCCACCTCGGCAGCACCCACCTTGTCTTCATGACCTTCTCTCGCATCCTCACAGGCTTGCTCCAAG GAGTTTACTTCCCTGCACTGACCAGCCTGCTGTCGCAGAAGGTGCGGGAGAGCGAGCGAGGCTTCACCTACAGCACTGTGGGGGCTGGCTCCCAGTTCGG GACCCTGGTGACGGGGGCTGTGGGCTCCCTGCTCCTGGACTGGTACGGCTGGCAGAGCGTCTTCTATTTCTCTGGCGGGCTCACCCTGCTGTGGGTGTGTTACGTGTACAGGTACCTGCTGAGCGAACAAG ATCTTATCCTGGCCCTGGGCGTTTTGGCACAAGGCCTGCCAATGTCCCAGCACACCAAAGTGCCCTGGAGACAGCTCTTCCGGAAGCCTTCTGTCTG GGCGGTCATCTTCTCCCAGCTCTCCTCCGCGTGCTCCTTCTTCATCCTCCTCTCCTGGCTGCCGACCTTCTTTAAGGAGACATTCCCCAGCTCCAAGGTGGGTTGGCCGCCTGGCAGCTCGTTCAGG GGCTGGATCTTCAACGTGGTGCCCTGGCTGGTGGCGATTCCCGCCAGTCTGTTCAGTGGATTTCTGTCCGATCATCTCATCAGTCAGG GTTACAGAACCATCACCGTTCGGAAGTTCATGCAG GTGATGGGCCTCGGCCTGTCTAGCATTTTTGCCCTGTGTTTGGGTCACACCTCGAGCTTCTGTAAGTCTGTGGTCTTTGCGTCAGCCTCCATCGGTCTTCAGACCTTCAACCACAG TGGCATTTCTGTGAACATCCAGGACCTGGCCCCGTCCTGCGCTGGCTTTCTGTTTG GTGTGGCCAACACAGCTGGGGCCTTGGCAG GTGTCGTGGGTGTGTGCCTGGGCGGTTACCTGATCGAGACCACTGGCTCCTGGACATCCGTGTTCAACCTGGTGGCCGccatcagcagcctggggctgtgCACCTTCCTGGTGTTCGGACAGGCCAAGCGCGTGGACCTGAGCCCCGCCCACGAGGACCTCTAG
- the SLC17A9 gene encoding voltage-gated purine nucleotide uniporter SLC17A9 isoform X4, whose product MGSCFPLDTSRKFQYIKHIAAEGCPGATPMHPSEHPETSLKSVVQCNLFCTHGETEAQGRDRALESCRDPNSTHVSSWRVLQRRRPLASSGADSTLEMPECQAWTGALLLGTCLLYCARVSMPVCSVSMSQDFGWNKKEAGIVLSSFFWGYCLTQIVGGHLGDRIGGEKVILLSASAWGFITAATPMLAHLGSTHLVFMTFSRILTGLLQGVYFPALTSLLSQKVRESERGFTYSTVGAGSQFGTLVTGAVGSLLLDWYGWQSVFYFSGGLTLLWVCYVYRYLLSEQDLILALGVLAQGLPMSQHTKVPWRQLFRKPSVWAVIFSQLSSACSFFILLSWLPTFFKETFPSSKGWIFNVVPWLVAIPASLFSGFLSDHLISQGYRTITVRKFMQVMGLGLSSIFALCLGHTSSFCKSVVFASASIGLQTFNHSGISVNIQDLAPSCAGFLFGVANTAGALAGVVGVCLGGYLIETTGSWTSVFNLVAAISSLGLCTFLVFGQAKRVDLSPAHEDL is encoded by the exons ATGGGATCCTGTTTCCCACTGGACACCTCTAGGAAGTTTCAATATATAAAGCACATAGCAGCAGAGGGATGCCCTGGAGCCACACCCATGCACCCCTCTGAGCACCCAGAGACCAGCTTGAAATCCGTGGTGCAGTGCAACCTCTTCtgtacacatggggaaactgaggcccagggaagggacaGGGCTCTGGAGTCATGCCGGGACCCGAACAGCACCCACGTCTCCTCCTGGAGAGTTCTTCAACGCAGAAGACCACTCGCTTCGTCGGGAGCTGACAGCACTTTGGAAAT GCCCGAGTGTCAGGCATGGACAGGGGCACTGCTGCTGGGCACGTGCCTGCTATACTGCGCCCGTGTCAGCATGCCCGTCTGCTCCGTCTCCATGAGCCAGGACTTCGGCTGGAACAAGAAGGAGGCCGGCATCGTGCTCAGCAGCTTCTTCTGGGGCTACTGCCTGACTCAGATCGTGGGCGGCCACCTGGGGGACAG GATCGGGGGTGAGAAGGTCATCCTGCTGTCAGCCTCCGCCTGGGGTTTCATCACCGCTGCCACCCCGATGCTCGCCCACCTCGGCAGCACCCACCTTGTCTTCATGACCTTCTCTCGCATCCTCACAGGCTTGCTCCAAG GAGTTTACTTCCCTGCACTGACCAGCCTGCTGTCGCAGAAGGTGCGGGAGAGCGAGCGAGGCTTCACCTACAGCACTGTGGGGGCTGGCTCCCAGTTCGG GACCCTGGTGACGGGGGCTGTGGGCTCCCTGCTCCTGGACTGGTACGGCTGGCAGAGCGTCTTCTATTTCTCTGGCGGGCTCACCCTGCTGTGGGTGTGTTACGTGTACAGGTACCTGCTGAGCGAACAAG ATCTTATCCTGGCCCTGGGCGTTTTGGCACAAGGCCTGCCAATGTCCCAGCACACCAAAGTGCCCTGGAGACAGCTCTTCCGGAAGCCTTCTGTCTG GGCGGTCATCTTCTCCCAGCTCTCCTCCGCGTGCTCCTTCTTCATCCTCCTCTCCTGGCTGCCGACCTTCTTTAAGGAGACATTCCCCAGCTCCAAG GGCTGGATCTTCAACGTGGTGCCCTGGCTGGTGGCGATTCCCGCCAGTCTGTTCAGTGGATTTCTGTCCGATCATCTCATCAGTCAGG GTTACAGAACCATCACCGTTCGGAAGTTCATGCAG GTGATGGGCCTCGGCCTGTCTAGCATTTTTGCCCTGTGTTTGGGTCACACCTCGAGCTTCTGTAAGTCTGTGGTCTTTGCGTCAGCCTCCATCGGTCTTCAGACCTTCAACCACAG TGGCATTTCTGTGAACATCCAGGACCTGGCCCCGTCCTGCGCTGGCTTTCTGTTTG GTGTGGCCAACACAGCTGGGGCCTTGGCAG GTGTCGTGGGTGTGTGCCTGGGCGGTTACCTGATCGAGACCACTGGCTCCTGGACATCCGTGTTCAACCTGGTGGCCGccatcagcagcctggggctgtgCACCTTCCTGGTGTTCGGACAGGCCAAGCGCGTGGACCTGAGCCCCGCCCACGAGGACCTCTAG